The Salvelinus alpinus chromosome 21, SLU_Salpinus.1, whole genome shotgun sequence genome has a segment encoding these proteins:
- the LOC139547683 gene encoding transcription factor RelB-like isoform X3 has product MSVQNGTSNIIQEVISADRGFPCHVQSGFCLPGPPHPPVDSDLQAQNHRVMHRQTPSSTPPVLVPRGTTSRAPCFFPQPQHPSSTIDMAAPHRGVSHSGSNRRGRGSSGSGTSRGPAGPSRQAQTDTDLLEQILERPTLALVEQPKERGMRFRYECEGRSAGSILGASSGDSNKTLPAIELQGPIQNIKKVMVTVSLVTKDYPYRPHPHCLVGKDCADGTGICVVCFNPHSNRRHSFANLGIQCVRRKELDASLEKRRNQKIDPFKTGHSKSIEDMDMNVVRLCFQCELEWVDGKRDFLNPIVSNPVYDKKATTTSELKINRLNIVKGPCTGKTEIYMLCDKVQKDDIEIIFKRGSWEAKAEFAQTDVHRQIAIVFKTPSYQEQDVGEEVEVKVFLRRLSDHMDSDPVTFTYQPNNTDPYEVKRKRKIKTDISFTERSCVAAQNVAAAESSTSQPIETFTFTPAESWLVPEDLHPPTQSGASTMGEIHYSDPQEDNFLNECISPEDISVLSLLLEPLFHDPALLGFGQGVNSLFAPGGMDMNFNPNQCESGQDLGYYNDQQFNQLVNENQASLMQPFPLSLPGSAPQGQCDNEGCDLVQVKTEGKTYPLTTECGNP; this is encoded by the exons ATGAGTGTTCAAAACGGCACTTCAA ACATCATTCAGGAGGTGATCTCTGCAGACAGAGGGTTTCCCTGTCATGTCCAGTCTGGTTTCTgcctccctggacctcctcatccccctgtcgaCTCTGACCTCCAGGCCCAGAACCACAGGGTCATGCACAGGCAGACCCCCTCCTCAACGCCCCCAGTACTGGTGCCAAGGGGCACGACCTCCAGG GCGCCCTGCTTCTTCCCTCAGCCCCAGCACCCCTCTAGCACCATAGATATGGCAGCACCTCACCGTGGGGTCTCTCATTCGGGCTCAAACCGACGAGGACGGGGGTCCTCTGGTTCAGGGACTTCCAGGGGGCCAGCGGGTCCCTCTCGACAGGCCCAGACAGACACTGATCTGCTGGAGCAGATCCTGGAGAGGCCCACCCTGGCTCTGGTGGAGCAGCCCAAGGAGAGAGGCATGAGGTTCCGCTATGAGTGTGAGGGCCGCTCTGCCGGGAGCATCCTAGGGGCCTCCAGTGGGGACTCCAACAAGACCCTGCCTGCTATAGAG CTCCAGGGTCCCATTCAGAACATAAAGAAAGTGATGGTCACTGTTTCCCTGGTGACCAAAGACTACCCGTACCGCCCACACCCCCACTGCCTTGTGGGTAAAGACTGTGCGGATGGTACCGGAATCTGTGTTGTCTGCTTTAACCCCCACAGCAACCGACGTCACAG TTTCGCTAACCTGGGCATCCAGTGTGTAAGGCGGAAGGAGCTGGATGCCTCTCTAGAGAAGAGACGGAATCAGAAGATCGACCCCTTTAAAA CGGGCCACTCTAAAAGCATCGAGGACATGGACATGAACGTGGTGCGGCTGTGTTTCCAGTGTGAGCTGGAGTGGGTGGATGGAAAGAGGGACTTCCTGAACCCCATAGTGTCCAACCCCGTCTATGACAAGA AGGCGACCACCACATCTGAGTTGAAGATCAACCGTCTGAACATTGTTAAAGGGCCATGCACCGGCAAGACTGAGATCTACATGCTCTGCGACAAAGTCCAGAAAG ACGACATAGAGATCATCTTCAAGAGGGGGTCTTGGGAGGCCAAGGCGGAGTTTGCCCAGACGGACGTCCACCGGCAGATCGCTATCGTGTTCAAGACCCCGTCCTACCAGGAACAGGACGTGGGGGAGGAAGTGGAAGTAAAAGTCTTCCTGCGCCGTCTCTCTGACCACATGGACAGTGACCCCGTTACGTTTACCTACCAGCCCAACAACACAG ATCCCTATGAAGTGAAGCGGAAGAGGAAGATAAAGACGGACATCAGCTTCACAGAGAGATCCTGTGTGGCAG CTCAGAATGTGGCTGCAGCAGAATCCTCCACCTCCCAGCCAATCGAGACGTTCACCTTCACCCCAGCAGAGAGCTGGCTTGTCCCAGAGGACTTGCATCCTCCTACCCAGTCTGGGGCCTCCACCATGGGGGAGATCCACTACAGTGACCCCCAGGAGGACAACTTCTTGAACGAGTGCATAAGCCCAGAGGACATCAgtgttctctctctacttctgGAGCCTTTGTTCCATGACCCTGCCCTCCTTGGCTTTGGCCAGGGGGTCAACTCCCTCTTTGCCCCAGGTGGCATGGACATGAACTTTAACCCCAACCAGTGTGAGTCTGGGCAGGACTTGGGCTACTATAACGACCAGCAGTTCAACCAGCTAGTCAACGAGAATCAGGCCTCTCTGATGCAGCCCTTCCCACTGTCACTCCCCGGCTCCGCCCCTCAGGGTCAGTGTGATAACGAGGGGTGTGATTTGGTCCAGGTGAAGACAGAGGGCAAAACATACCCCCTTACGACTGAATGTGGTAACCCCTGA
- the LOC139547683 gene encoding transcription factor RelB-like isoform X2: MSVQNGTSTIDLDIIQEVISADRGFPCHVQSGFCLPGPPHPPVDSDLQAQNHRVMHRQTPSSTPPVLVPRGTTSRAPCFFPQPQHPSSTIDMAAPHRGVSHSGSNRRGRGSSGSGTSRGPAGPSRQAQTDTDLLEQILERPTLALVEQPKERGMRFRYECEGRSAGSILGASSGDSNKTLPAIELQGPIQNIKKVMVTVSLVTKDYPYRPHPHCLVGKDCADGTGICVVCFNPHSNRRHSFANLGIQCVRRKELDASLEKRRNQKIDPFKTGHSKSIEDMDMNVVRLCFQCELEWVDGKRDFLNPIVSNPVYDKKATTTSELKINRLNIVKGPCTGKTEIYMLCDKVQKDDIEIIFKRGSWEAKAEFAQTDVHRQIAIVFKTPSYQEQDVGEEVEVKVFLRRLSDHMDSDPVTFTYQPNNTDPYEVKRKRKIKTDISFTERSCVAAQNVAAAESSTSQPIETFTFTPAESWLVPEDLHPPTQSGASTMGEIHYSDPQEDNFLNECISPEDISVLSLLLEPLFHDPALLGFGQGVNSLFAPGGMDMNFNPNQCESGQDLGYYNDQQFNQLVNENQASLMQPFPLSLPGSAPQGQCDNEGCDLVQVKTEGKTYPLTTECGNP; this comes from the exons ATGAGTGTTCAAAACGGCACTTCAA CAATCGACTTGG ACATCATTCAGGAGGTGATCTCTGCAGACAGAGGGTTTCCCTGTCATGTCCAGTCTGGTTTCTgcctccctggacctcctcatccccctgtcgaCTCTGACCTCCAGGCCCAGAACCACAGGGTCATGCACAGGCAGACCCCCTCCTCAACGCCCCCAGTACTGGTGCCAAGGGGCACGACCTCCAGG GCGCCCTGCTTCTTCCCTCAGCCCCAGCACCCCTCTAGCACCATAGATATGGCAGCACCTCACCGTGGGGTCTCTCATTCGGGCTCAAACCGACGAGGACGGGGGTCCTCTGGTTCAGGGACTTCCAGGGGGCCAGCGGGTCCCTCTCGACAGGCCCAGACAGACACTGATCTGCTGGAGCAGATCCTGGAGAGGCCCACCCTGGCTCTGGTGGAGCAGCCCAAGGAGAGAGGCATGAGGTTCCGCTATGAGTGTGAGGGCCGCTCTGCCGGGAGCATCCTAGGGGCCTCCAGTGGGGACTCCAACAAGACCCTGCCTGCTATAGAG CTCCAGGGTCCCATTCAGAACATAAAGAAAGTGATGGTCACTGTTTCCCTGGTGACCAAAGACTACCCGTACCGCCCACACCCCCACTGCCTTGTGGGTAAAGACTGTGCGGATGGTACCGGAATCTGTGTTGTCTGCTTTAACCCCCACAGCAACCGACGTCACAG TTTCGCTAACCTGGGCATCCAGTGTGTAAGGCGGAAGGAGCTGGATGCCTCTCTAGAGAAGAGACGGAATCAGAAGATCGACCCCTTTAAAA CGGGCCACTCTAAAAGCATCGAGGACATGGACATGAACGTGGTGCGGCTGTGTTTCCAGTGTGAGCTGGAGTGGGTGGATGGAAAGAGGGACTTCCTGAACCCCATAGTGTCCAACCCCGTCTATGACAAGA AGGCGACCACCACATCTGAGTTGAAGATCAACCGTCTGAACATTGTTAAAGGGCCATGCACCGGCAAGACTGAGATCTACATGCTCTGCGACAAAGTCCAGAAAG ACGACATAGAGATCATCTTCAAGAGGGGGTCTTGGGAGGCCAAGGCGGAGTTTGCCCAGACGGACGTCCACCGGCAGATCGCTATCGTGTTCAAGACCCCGTCCTACCAGGAACAGGACGTGGGGGAGGAAGTGGAAGTAAAAGTCTTCCTGCGCCGTCTCTCTGACCACATGGACAGTGACCCCGTTACGTTTACCTACCAGCCCAACAACACAG ATCCCTATGAAGTGAAGCGGAAGAGGAAGATAAAGACGGACATCAGCTTCACAGAGAGATCCTGTGTGGCAG CTCAGAATGTGGCTGCAGCAGAATCCTCCACCTCCCAGCCAATCGAGACGTTCACCTTCACCCCAGCAGAGAGCTGGCTTGTCCCAGAGGACTTGCATCCTCCTACCCAGTCTGGGGCCTCCACCATGGGGGAGATCCACTACAGTGACCCCCAGGAGGACAACTTCTTGAACGAGTGCATAAGCCCAGAGGACATCAgtgttctctctctacttctgGAGCCTTTGTTCCATGACCCTGCCCTCCTTGGCTTTGGCCAGGGGGTCAACTCCCTCTTTGCCCCAGGTGGCATGGACATGAACTTTAACCCCAACCAGTGTGAGTCTGGGCAGGACTTGGGCTACTATAACGACCAGCAGTTCAACCAGCTAGTCAACGAGAATCAGGCCTCTCTGATGCAGCCCTTCCCACTGTCACTCCCCGGCTCCGCCCCTCAGGGTCAGTGTGATAACGAGGGGTGTGATTTGGTCCAGGTGAAGACAGAGGGCAAAACATACCCCCTTACGACTGAATGTGGTAACCCCTGA
- the LOC139547683 gene encoding transcription factor RelB-like isoform X1: MAYTPAPFAGSSSHSLYFLDIIQEVISADRGFPCHVQSGFCLPGPPHPPVDSDLQAQNHRVMHRQTPSSTPPVLVPRGTTSRAPCFFPQPQHPSSTIDMAAPHRGVSHSGSNRRGRGSSGSGTSRGPAGPSRQAQTDTDLLEQILERPTLALVEQPKERGMRFRYECEGRSAGSILGASSGDSNKTLPAIELQGPIQNIKKVMVTVSLVTKDYPYRPHPHCLVGKDCADGTGICVVCFNPHSNRRHSFANLGIQCVRRKELDASLEKRRNQKIDPFKTGHSKSIEDMDMNVVRLCFQCELEWVDGKRDFLNPIVSNPVYDKKATTTSELKINRLNIVKGPCTGKTEIYMLCDKVQKDDIEIIFKRGSWEAKAEFAQTDVHRQIAIVFKTPSYQEQDVGEEVEVKVFLRRLSDHMDSDPVTFTYQPNNTDPYEVKRKRKIKTDISFTERSCVAAQNVAAAESSTSQPIETFTFTPAESWLVPEDLHPPTQSGASTMGEIHYSDPQEDNFLNECISPEDISVLSLLLEPLFHDPALLGFGQGVNSLFAPGGMDMNFNPNQCESGQDLGYYNDQQFNQLVNENQASLMQPFPLSLPGSAPQGQCDNEGCDLVQVKTEGKTYPLTTECGNP; encoded by the exons ATGGCCTACACACCAGCTCCCTTTGCAGGCTCCTCATCCCACTCCCTCTACTTTTTAGACATCATTCAGGAGGTGATCTCTGCAGACAGAGGGTTTCCCTGTCATGTCCAGTCTGGTTTCTgcctccctggacctcctcatccccctgtcgaCTCTGACCTCCAGGCCCAGAACCACAGGGTCATGCACAGGCAGACCCCCTCCTCAACGCCCCCAGTACTGGTGCCAAGGGGCACGACCTCCAGG GCGCCCTGCTTCTTCCCTCAGCCCCAGCACCCCTCTAGCACCATAGATATGGCAGCACCTCACCGTGGGGTCTCTCATTCGGGCTCAAACCGACGAGGACGGGGGTCCTCTGGTTCAGGGACTTCCAGGGGGCCAGCGGGTCCCTCTCGACAGGCCCAGACAGACACTGATCTGCTGGAGCAGATCCTGGAGAGGCCCACCCTGGCTCTGGTGGAGCAGCCCAAGGAGAGAGGCATGAGGTTCCGCTATGAGTGTGAGGGCCGCTCTGCCGGGAGCATCCTAGGGGCCTCCAGTGGGGACTCCAACAAGACCCTGCCTGCTATAGAG CTCCAGGGTCCCATTCAGAACATAAAGAAAGTGATGGTCACTGTTTCCCTGGTGACCAAAGACTACCCGTACCGCCCACACCCCCACTGCCTTGTGGGTAAAGACTGTGCGGATGGTACCGGAATCTGTGTTGTCTGCTTTAACCCCCACAGCAACCGACGTCACAG TTTCGCTAACCTGGGCATCCAGTGTGTAAGGCGGAAGGAGCTGGATGCCTCTCTAGAGAAGAGACGGAATCAGAAGATCGACCCCTTTAAAA CGGGCCACTCTAAAAGCATCGAGGACATGGACATGAACGTGGTGCGGCTGTGTTTCCAGTGTGAGCTGGAGTGGGTGGATGGAAAGAGGGACTTCCTGAACCCCATAGTGTCCAACCCCGTCTATGACAAGA AGGCGACCACCACATCTGAGTTGAAGATCAACCGTCTGAACATTGTTAAAGGGCCATGCACCGGCAAGACTGAGATCTACATGCTCTGCGACAAAGTCCAGAAAG ACGACATAGAGATCATCTTCAAGAGGGGGTCTTGGGAGGCCAAGGCGGAGTTTGCCCAGACGGACGTCCACCGGCAGATCGCTATCGTGTTCAAGACCCCGTCCTACCAGGAACAGGACGTGGGGGAGGAAGTGGAAGTAAAAGTCTTCCTGCGCCGTCTCTCTGACCACATGGACAGTGACCCCGTTACGTTTACCTACCAGCCCAACAACACAG ATCCCTATGAAGTGAAGCGGAAGAGGAAGATAAAGACGGACATCAGCTTCACAGAGAGATCCTGTGTGGCAG CTCAGAATGTGGCTGCAGCAGAATCCTCCACCTCCCAGCCAATCGAGACGTTCACCTTCACCCCAGCAGAGAGCTGGCTTGTCCCAGAGGACTTGCATCCTCCTACCCAGTCTGGGGCCTCCACCATGGGGGAGATCCACTACAGTGACCCCCAGGAGGACAACTTCTTGAACGAGTGCATAAGCCCAGAGGACATCAgtgttctctctctacttctgGAGCCTTTGTTCCATGACCCTGCCCTCCTTGGCTTTGGCCAGGGGGTCAACTCCCTCTTTGCCCCAGGTGGCATGGACATGAACTTTAACCCCAACCAGTGTGAGTCTGGGCAGGACTTGGGCTACTATAACGACCAGCAGTTCAACCAGCTAGTCAACGAGAATCAGGCCTCTCTGATGCAGCCCTTCCCACTGTCACTCCCCGGCTCCGCCCCTCAGGGTCAGTGTGATAACGAGGGGTGTGATTTGGTCCAGGTGAAGACAGAGGGCAAAACATACCCCCTTACGACTGAATGTGGTAACCCCTGA
- the LOC139547683 gene encoding transcription factor RelB-like isoform X4 — protein sequence MAAPHRGVSHSGSNRRGRGSSGSGTSRGPAGPSRQAQTDTDLLEQILERPTLALVEQPKERGMRFRYECEGRSAGSILGASSGDSNKTLPAIELQGPIQNIKKVMVTVSLVTKDYPYRPHPHCLVGKDCADGTGICVVCFNPHSNRRHSFANLGIQCVRRKELDASLEKRRNQKIDPFKTGHSKSIEDMDMNVVRLCFQCELEWVDGKRDFLNPIVSNPVYDKKATTTSELKINRLNIVKGPCTGKTEIYMLCDKVQKDDIEIIFKRGSWEAKAEFAQTDVHRQIAIVFKTPSYQEQDVGEEVEVKVFLRRLSDHMDSDPVTFTYQPNNTDPYEVKRKRKIKTDISFTERSCVAAQNVAAAESSTSQPIETFTFTPAESWLVPEDLHPPTQSGASTMGEIHYSDPQEDNFLNECISPEDISVLSLLLEPLFHDPALLGFGQGVNSLFAPGGMDMNFNPNQCESGQDLGYYNDQQFNQLVNENQASLMQPFPLSLPGSAPQGQCDNEGCDLVQVKTEGKTYPLTTECGNP from the exons ATGGCAGCACCTCACCGTGGGGTCTCTCATTCGGGCTCAAACCGACGAGGACGGGGGTCCTCTGGTTCAGGGACTTCCAGGGGGCCAGCGGGTCCCTCTCGACAGGCCCAGACAGACACTGATCTGCTGGAGCAGATCCTGGAGAGGCCCACCCTGGCTCTGGTGGAGCAGCCCAAGGAGAGAGGCATGAGGTTCCGCTATGAGTGTGAGGGCCGCTCTGCCGGGAGCATCCTAGGGGCCTCCAGTGGGGACTCCAACAAGACCCTGCCTGCTATAGAG CTCCAGGGTCCCATTCAGAACATAAAGAAAGTGATGGTCACTGTTTCCCTGGTGACCAAAGACTACCCGTACCGCCCACACCCCCACTGCCTTGTGGGTAAAGACTGTGCGGATGGTACCGGAATCTGTGTTGTCTGCTTTAACCCCCACAGCAACCGACGTCACAG TTTCGCTAACCTGGGCATCCAGTGTGTAAGGCGGAAGGAGCTGGATGCCTCTCTAGAGAAGAGACGGAATCAGAAGATCGACCCCTTTAAAA CGGGCCACTCTAAAAGCATCGAGGACATGGACATGAACGTGGTGCGGCTGTGTTTCCAGTGTGAGCTGGAGTGGGTGGATGGAAAGAGGGACTTCCTGAACCCCATAGTGTCCAACCCCGTCTATGACAAGA AGGCGACCACCACATCTGAGTTGAAGATCAACCGTCTGAACATTGTTAAAGGGCCATGCACCGGCAAGACTGAGATCTACATGCTCTGCGACAAAGTCCAGAAAG ACGACATAGAGATCATCTTCAAGAGGGGGTCTTGGGAGGCCAAGGCGGAGTTTGCCCAGACGGACGTCCACCGGCAGATCGCTATCGTGTTCAAGACCCCGTCCTACCAGGAACAGGACGTGGGGGAGGAAGTGGAAGTAAAAGTCTTCCTGCGCCGTCTCTCTGACCACATGGACAGTGACCCCGTTACGTTTACCTACCAGCCCAACAACACAG ATCCCTATGAAGTGAAGCGGAAGAGGAAGATAAAGACGGACATCAGCTTCACAGAGAGATCCTGTGTGGCAG CTCAGAATGTGGCTGCAGCAGAATCCTCCACCTCCCAGCCAATCGAGACGTTCACCTTCACCCCAGCAGAGAGCTGGCTTGTCCCAGAGGACTTGCATCCTCCTACCCAGTCTGGGGCCTCCACCATGGGGGAGATCCACTACAGTGACCCCCAGGAGGACAACTTCTTGAACGAGTGCATAAGCCCAGAGGACATCAgtgttctctctctacttctgGAGCCTTTGTTCCATGACCCTGCCCTCCTTGGCTTTGGCCAGGGGGTCAACTCCCTCTTTGCCCCAGGTGGCATGGACATGAACTTTAACCCCAACCAGTGTGAGTCTGGGCAGGACTTGGGCTACTATAACGACCAGCAGTTCAACCAGCTAGTCAACGAGAATCAGGCCTCTCTGATGCAGCCCTTCCCACTGTCACTCCCCGGCTCCGCCCCTCAGGGTCAGTGTGATAACGAGGGGTGTGATTTGGTCCAGGTGAAGACAGAGGGCAAAACATACCCCCTTACGACTGAATGTGGTAACCCCTGA